Proteins encoded in a region of the Triplophysa dalaica isolate WHDGS20190420 chromosome 10, ASM1584641v1, whole genome shotgun sequence genome:
- the si:ch73-352p18.4 gene encoding inositol 1,4,5-triphosphate receptor associated 2 isoform X2 — MMNDSQLFDYTGELNHSEDEEDDDEDPNSDKPHDSSCGNISILERLGINSTLEMNEDEVESAFIRLAVGCGCDQYTLNQRLQAERHERLVAEENLQRELRHTRDALQVLCDRLTEVDSRETVSQMKNRLQMVEKNMENVLTAAEMLGAAHQEARVSHAADVMSAHVEHLKRRRMTDGEELLEVRKLLHRRKGRLHSDSTDDRDAFFRLSQQSTRRRVSVTLLPTPAEMMDLETVFLQSAKTSEESDRRACIQKLRRTPP; from the exons ATG ATGAATGATTCACAACTGTTCGATTATACAGGAGAACTAAACCACAGCGAagatgaggaagatgatgatgaag ATCCAAACTCAGACAAACCACATGACTCCTCCTGCGGGAACATATCTATACTGGAGCGTCTGGGGATAaacag CACTCTGGAGATGAATGAAGATGAAGTGGAG agcgcCTTCATCCGATTGGCCGTGGGATGTGGTTGTGATCAGTACACACTGAACCAGCGGCTACAGGCTGAGCGACACGAGCGTCTGGTGGCAGAAGAGAACTTACAGAGAGAACTGAGACACACCAGAGACGCTCTTCAG GTGTTGTGTGATCGTCTCACAGAGGTGGACAGCAGAGAGACGGTGTCCCAGATGAAGAACAGACTGCAGATGGTGGAGAAGAACATGGAGAACGTCCTCACGGCAGCTGAAATGCTGGGAGCTGCACACCAG GAAGCACGTGTGAGTCACGCAGCAGATGTGATGTCTGCACACGTCGAGCATCTGAAGAGACGTCGTATGACAGACGGTGAAGAGCTTCTGGAGGTCAGGAAACTTCTTCACAGAAGGAAGGGCAGATTACACAGTGACTCAACAG ATGACCGAGATGCTTTCTTCAGACTATCTCAACAG AGCACACGCAGAAGAGTGAGCGTCACGCTACTGCCGACTCCAGCTGAG ATGATGGATCTAGAGACTGTGTTCCTGCAGAGCGCCAAAACCAGCGAGGAGTCCGACAGAAGAGCTTGTATACAGAAACTGAGGAG GACTCCGCCCTAA
- the si:ch73-352p18.4 gene encoding inositol 1,4,5-triphosphate receptor associated 2 isoform X1 — translation MMNDSQLFDYTGELNHSEDEEDDDEDPNSDKPHDSSCGNISILERLGINSTLEMNEDEVESAFIRLAVGCGCDQYTLNQRLQAERHERLVAEENLQRELRHTRDALQVLCDRLTEVDSRETVSQMKNRLQMVEKNMENVLTAAEMLGAAHQEARVSHAADVMSAHVEHLKRRRMTDGEELLEVRKLLHRRKGRLHSDSTDDRDAFFRLSQQSTRRRVSVTLLPTPAEMMDLETVFLQSAKTSEESDRRACIQKLRRQEMMRSDSIKSTLTFDPSAQDSALKQDDADNAVFPCVTQGSCRHRPKESSGEESVRGEEPSLTSSSELCVTSHQRPLLVWSVSMLPLVFCLIMLTALWF, via the exons ATG ATGAATGATTCACAACTGTTCGATTATACAGGAGAACTAAACCACAGCGAagatgaggaagatgatgatgaag ATCCAAACTCAGACAAACCACATGACTCCTCCTGCGGGAACATATCTATACTGGAGCGTCTGGGGATAaacag CACTCTGGAGATGAATGAAGATGAAGTGGAG agcgcCTTCATCCGATTGGCCGTGGGATGTGGTTGTGATCAGTACACACTGAACCAGCGGCTACAGGCTGAGCGACACGAGCGTCTGGTGGCAGAAGAGAACTTACAGAGAGAACTGAGACACACCAGAGACGCTCTTCAG GTGTTGTGTGATCGTCTCACAGAGGTGGACAGCAGAGAGACGGTGTCCCAGATGAAGAACAGACTGCAGATGGTGGAGAAGAACATGGAGAACGTCCTCACGGCAGCTGAAATGCTGGGAGCTGCACACCAG GAAGCACGTGTGAGTCACGCAGCAGATGTGATGTCTGCACACGTCGAGCATCTGAAGAGACGTCGTATGACAGACGGTGAAGAGCTTCTGGAGGTCAGGAAACTTCTTCACAGAAGGAAGGGCAGATTACACAGTGACTCAACAG ATGACCGAGATGCTTTCTTCAGACTATCTCAACAG AGCACACGCAGAAGAGTGAGCGTCACGCTACTGCCGACTCCAGCTGAG ATGATGGATCTAGAGACTGTGTTCCTGCAGAGCGCCAAAACCAGCGAGGAGTCCGACAGAAGAGCTTGTATACAGAAACTGAGGAG ACAGGAAATGATGCGATCGGATTCTATTAAGAGCAccctgacctttgacccttCCGCACAGGACTCCGCCCTAAAGCAGGATGATGCTGACAATGCagtgtttccatg TGTGACACAGGGTTCATGCCGTCACCGTCCCAAAGAGAGTTCGGGGGAGGAGTCAGTGAGAGGGGAGGAGCCATCCCTCACATCCAGCTCTGAACT GTGTGTGACGTCACATCAGCGCCCTCTGTTGGTCTGGAGCGTCAGCATGTTGCCACTCGTCTTCTGTCTCATCATGCTGACGGCTCTGTGGTTCTGA